In the Astatotilapia calliptera chromosome 5, fAstCal1.2, whole genome shotgun sequence genome, one interval contains:
- the tamm41 gene encoding phosphatidate cytidylyltransferase, mitochondrial isoform X1 has translation MTLPALHNTSVLYRRILSQFPQDISLAFAYGSGVFKQHGTSQGQMEKNMLDFVFAVDDPVTWHTMNLLQNRKHYSILKLLGPTVISSIQNDHGASVYYNTLVPVDGRIIKYGVISTDSLIDDLIHWKTMYVAGRLHKPVRLLVQSESRKLRAALVANLKSAVTASFLMLPESFTEEDLFLQIAGLSYAGDFRMVIGEDKSKVANIVKDNIQHFRILYSNILRDCPQVVYKPHQGKLEVDKSPEGQFTQLMALPRTLQQRITKLVDPPGKNRDVEEILLQVAQDPDCGTVVQQGISSIVKSSSITQSIKGIVTAGLWKTVSYSSKKLMKMWKGGRRKPSVSQMS, from the exons ATGACTCTTCCAGCTCTGCACAACACCAGCGTGCTTTACAGACGGATACTGTCACAGTTTCCTCAGGACATCAGCTTAGCGTTTGCCTACGGATCGGGCGTTTTTAAACAGCATGGGACCAGCCAAGGTCAAATGGAG AAAAACATGCTGGACTTTGTGTTTGCGGTGGACGACCCGGTGACGTGGCACACCATGAATCTGCTGCAGAATCGCAAACACTACTCCATCCTCAAGCTGCTGGGTCCCACGGTGATCAGCTCCATACAAAATGATCACGGAGCTTCGGTGTACTACAACACGCTGGTGCCTGTGGATGGAAGG ATAATAAAATATGGGGTAATAAGTACAGACTCTCTGATTGACGACCTGATACACTGGAAGACCATGTATGTAGCTGGGCGCCTGCACAAACCG GTGAGACTGCTGGTCCAGAGTGAGAGCCGAAAGCTCCGCGCTGCCCTGGTCGCCAACCTGAAGAGCGCTGTGACTGCTTCCTTCCTGATGCTCCCAGAGAGCTTCACTGAGGAAGACCTTTTCCTGCAGATAGCTGGTCTTTCTTATGCTG GGGATTTTAGGATGGTGATTGGAGAGGATAAGTCCAAGGTGGCCAATATCGTCAAAGACAACATTCAACACTTCAGGATTTTGTATAGCAACATCTTAAGAGATTGCCCTCAAGTGGTCTACAAACCTCACCAAGGAAAACTTGAG GTTGACAAAAGCCCAGAAGGCCAATTTACTCAGCTGATGGCGTTACCTCGGACTCTTCAACAAAGGATCACAAAGCTGGTTGATCCTCCAGGGAAGAACCGGGATGTGGAAGAGATCCTGCTCCAGGTGGCTCAGGATCCTGACTGTGGAACAGTTGTGCAACAAG GTATCTCATCCATTGTGAAATCCTCCAGTATAACACAGAGTATCAAAGGCATTGTTACAGCTG GATTGTGGAAAACTGTATCCTACAGCTCCAAAAAACTGATGAAGATGTGGAAGGGTGGGAGGAGGAAGCCGTCGGTCTCTCAGATGTCTTGA
- the tamm41 gene encoding phosphatidate cytidylyltransferase, mitochondrial isoform X2 has protein sequence MTLPALHNTSVLYRRILSQFPQDISLAFAYGSGVFKQHGTSQGQMEKNMLDFVFAVDDPVTWHTMNLLQNRKHYSILKLLGPTVISSIQNDHGASVYYNTLVPVDGRIIKYGVISTDSLIDDLIHWKTMYVAGRLHKPVRLLVQSESRKLRAALVANLKSAVTASFLMLPESFTEEDLFLQIAGLSYAGDFRMVIGEDKSKVANIVKDNIQHFRILYSNILRDCPQVVYKPHQGKLEVDKSPEGQFTQLMALPRTLQQRITKLVDPPGKNRDVEEILLQVAQDPDCGTVVQQAR, from the exons ATGACTCTTCCAGCTCTGCACAACACCAGCGTGCTTTACAGACGGATACTGTCACAGTTTCCTCAGGACATCAGCTTAGCGTTTGCCTACGGATCGGGCGTTTTTAAACAGCATGGGACCAGCCAAGGTCAAATGGAG AAAAACATGCTGGACTTTGTGTTTGCGGTGGACGACCCGGTGACGTGGCACACCATGAATCTGCTGCAGAATCGCAAACACTACTCCATCCTCAAGCTGCTGGGTCCCACGGTGATCAGCTCCATACAAAATGATCACGGAGCTTCGGTGTACTACAACACGCTGGTGCCTGTGGATGGAAGG ATAATAAAATATGGGGTAATAAGTACAGACTCTCTGATTGACGACCTGATACACTGGAAGACCATGTATGTAGCTGGGCGCCTGCACAAACCG GTGAGACTGCTGGTCCAGAGTGAGAGCCGAAAGCTCCGCGCTGCCCTGGTCGCCAACCTGAAGAGCGCTGTGACTGCTTCCTTCCTGATGCTCCCAGAGAGCTTCACTGAGGAAGACCTTTTCCTGCAGATAGCTGGTCTTTCTTATGCTG GGGATTTTAGGATGGTGATTGGAGAGGATAAGTCCAAGGTGGCCAATATCGTCAAAGACAACATTCAACACTTCAGGATTTTGTATAGCAACATCTTAAGAGATTGCCCTCAAGTGGTCTACAAACCTCACCAAGGAAAACTTGAG GTTGACAAAAGCCCAGAAGGCCAATTTACTCAGCTGATGGCGTTACCTCGGACTCTTCAACAAAGGATCACAAAGCTGGTTGATCCTCCAGGGAAGAACCGGGATGTGGAAGAGATCCTGCTCCAGGTGGCTCAGGATCCTGACTGTGGAACAGTTGTGCAACAAG CTAGATGA